The following DNA comes from Anopheles arabiensis isolate DONGOLA chromosome 3, AaraD3, whole genome shotgun sequence.
attccggagccaaatTCTGAtcgcggaatcgattccggagccgactcGGGAGTCAACTCTtcaatcggctccggagtcaactcttTAATTGGCTCCGGGGTCAACTCCGAagtcggctccggaatggattccagcatcggaatcgatttcagcatcggaatcgtctccggaattgattccgaacacggaatcggaatcgggtaggtcggATTCCGAGCTACTCTATACTCCCTCTCCCGATGGCTGTCTGCTGTACGCCGACGACGTCAAGATTTTCCTCCCTGTGTCCTCGTCTACTGACTGTGGTAATCTCGAAACTGTGGTGAATTCCTTCTCTGTTTGGTGTAACAATAATGGTGTTAACCTTTGTCCAAATAAGTGTTGCGTTATTTCGTTTACCAGATCCGCGTTGATTCCGTTCAGCTACTTCCTATGTCGCTATACCCTATACCCCATAAATCGAGTATCGTCGTCGGTAAAGGATCTGGGTGTGTGACTGGACGAGAAGCTTTAATACACATGTTGATCatgtcatcaacaaggccaaTAAGTCCCAGGGATTCAATATGAGACTCGCGTCCGAAATCCGCAATCCCCTATTATGCTTGAAGTCTCTGTATTGCTGCTGGGTCCGACCAACCATGGAATACACCGCTGTTGTTTGGTCTTCTCCAGGCTTTGACCTAGCGATGGTCGGCTAGGCTGGAGAGTGTCTAGCGTAAGTTCACTCGAGTAGCTGTTCGACGCTTTCTTCAAGGTTCTCATCAATCCCTTCCTTCGTCCGTTGTCGCCTTGTTAGGTTACTCTCCATTGAAGAAATACAGTCCAACATCCGTGTAAGTTTCAGGAAAGCTGAACTCCTGTTCCCTTCTATCCGCCGATATCCCAGTGTCCCGTTTTCGTTCACGTCTTCGTGATTTGTACTCTCTCCAGTCCATGTAATCTGTACCCGTTAACTTTACTACCTCAACAACTAGCCTTAATTACACACTTTGTTAAGCCATTTTGGCGGAcaattttatataaaaaataaataaataaacattgtTTGGTgaaagctaattttgtttcgATTAAGTTTCTGTAAATAAATCCCtaaaatttaaacattctttCAGATGAATTCGAAGATACGAATATTGCAAATGTTCCCAATCGTTTTATCGTATGTTTTAGCAAGCTTAtataatgtgtttttattttgtaaaaatcgTTTGTACGTGTACATTATGCTCAATACAAAAAGGGTGCattgtgtgccttttttcatttttggtttcgttgGAATGGCTCGGGAAAAGCGGCTCTGGGAAAAAGAGTACCGCGGTAcgcgtgtgctgctgcttgtctaagaagaagaaaggcgaacaaaaaacaaacgaaacaaacacacacacatgcgtcGTGTGTGCGTTGACTAGCTTCGGGTATCACTCCAAACCCAGGCCGTCGCCCGCCCGTCACGGGTCGCGGCCACGTAcggcggctggtggtggtaatgTAGCTGTTATTTAATGCGCCGCACCTCGATCCGGTACAGAATCAGCCCGAACTGGTGCGCGACGGAGGAGAACTGTTTGAGCAGCCGGCCCACACTGAACGGATTCTGCTCGTCCTCGAGCGCATAGATCGGGCAGGTATCGTCCAGCTCGTCCACGTCCGTGTTGATGCCGCACGGGTGCTGCCCGAACACCTGCGGCATCGCTTCGATCGACAGGTGCGGATAGAACACGCGCACCTGGCTGTGCTTGATCAGGGCCGCCGTGCTGCGGTTCTGAAAGATATCGTTCAGCCGCTCCGACAGGCTGGACGGGATGGCCAGATACAGCCGGTACCGCTGGTTGGCACTGATCGACCGCATCTCGCACACGTCGACCAGCAGCTTCAGCTTGCGGTACAGCTGCTCCAGCTCGAGCGAACCGTACTCGTACAGGAAGAACTGTTTCGTGCGCCGATACTTCTGCCCATTGTCCGGGTTGACGAGCAGCGTTTCCGTGCTGGGCAGCCCGACAAAGCACTGCGGCACGCTGTAGATGTGGCTGGTGACGAGATGGATGTGCACGTTGGAGGAGCGCACGTCGACCTGGCGGCTAAAGTATTCGGCCAGCTGGTACACACCGCCCTGGTGCAGGAAGCCATAGAACAGGGTCAAGATGACGTTGGCCGTGTACCAGATTTTGAGCAAATACTTGGGGCTAACGGCCGGGCAGAGCAGATTGTGGTAGAGGAAGTCTTTGAAGCGCGAGGGCACCTTGAACGGGTAGCTGGAGGATAGGCCCACCTGCAGCTTTGGggcgtgcagcagcaccaacggGACGGTGATGGGGATGAGAAACCGCGCTTCCTGGTGGTTGATGAGCGACAGGGAAATGATGGGAAAAAATATGGCCGACAGCATTAGCCCGACGAAGGATTGGGCTCGTGGGAGGCTGGTGTAGTCGTTGGTGGCAAAGCTGCAAAGAAGGCACAGCAGTTTaaaattagtttaaaattaGTCATTATGAAGGACGCTCGGACCTTACCGGTAGATCATGAAGAGCAGCGAAAAGATGGCCAACACACCGAGCACGTTGTACAGTAGTGGCACGTTCACCAGCACGTGCGTGTACAGCGGATGCACCCCGTGCTGGGCCGTATTTTCCGCTATAATATTGAACCGGATGAAGTTGACCGGCGTCACGACAAAGTTGTTGATGCCAATCTCCTGCCGTTCGATCTCCGCCATCGTCAAATACCCATAGTAGATGGAGTCAATCACAATGAACAGCACCAACGACGGGATGGCCGACAGCACGAAGATCATAATGCGCAGATTAAAGTCCGCAAACGAGACCGTTTTCGTGCCCATGCCGCGCAACAGCCAGTGAAAGACGAGCGGCATCCCGAACAGCAGAAAGGTGGGTCGATTGAACACGCCGGCCACGCACAGCGTGGCCATTAGCACGCACCGGTTGAGCGAGTGGGACGGGAGGGACATTTTCAGCTTGTAGAACCGCACCTTCTCCACCGTCCGCTGCGCCTTGCGGTACTTTTCCTCCAGAAACTCGCGCTGATAGATGACCGTGTTGGAGTGGATCATACAGTCGCTCACGgtgtacagcagcagcgagcagAGCGCCATCTCGATCGAATTGGAGAAGGTGTGCGTAGCGTACACGAGCATCACGTACGAGCTGGCGAGCGTCAGCAGCCGGAACTGGTACTGCAATCCGTACGACCGGCAGATCCGGTACAGGCTCCAGTCGTTCACGAACGACAGCGCCACCATTAGTAGGCGGGGAAAGACCAGTGTGACGTAGCTGCCGCGCAGATTGATGCCGAGATAGTAGTTGCTGTACATGGAGGCAAAGCGCAGTAGGGAGAATGGGACCTTCAGGCCAAAGTACGTGATTGCCATCGAGCGGATCGGGAAGGTTGTGTTGAACTCCCACGTACGTGTCACCTCCAGCCCATATTCGTCGCCTGGGAAAGATAAAgaaaatggggggggggggggttgtttgATAATGCACCGTCCTTGAAAAGCTACACCGACGACAGTTTTTACTACCTGCAACCACCTCGACCGATTGGAAAAACTCATCCGGATGGATGTAGCCGAGCTGCGGCACAAACACCAGCACGATGCGAAGAAACGATAGGATGAAGTACGACACTAGCGATGGATCttttggtttgattgattgaaattgcATATTGGAAATGGTACTTTTATCACTACacgcacttacacacacacatatgcgcCCGCGGAAAAGTGCGGAAAAGTCGCCGAAAAACGACGACGGTGATGTTGatgtggtgtgtttgtttacgttttttgtttcaccctGCGCAAACTGTCAAACGTCATACCGACGACGACGCTTGACGTTTGTTCATTTGCAGCGAAAAGCAGAAGGCGAGTTGTGTGCGGTCTTTACTGTTTGGTGGTGCTGAAAGAAGAAATGTGTGTGGAAAATTAGGGTTTTCACTAAAGAAGTGAAGAAATAGAGGTAGGTAAATTATGCAGCAATTGTTGTTTCAATATGAATTATCGTTCAaatgttttttaattgttttcgttttccccGGGATTGATCGGCGTTGTTGTGGATGTGACCGGATGCATACACATTGAACAATACGGCTACTTTTCCACGGAATCTATGAATGAGAAAAGGTGAATCTAGTGCGTGTTTCTCTCCGAAGCAAATAGCTAAGGTAAGTTGTAGATATTCCATTTGGTTTTGGACATCAATGTACATTTTTACCAAATATCCCTAGGATTATTCTTGTATTGCGTATTAAGTGTGTATGAGAGGTACCGGATAACCTTAAAAAGTGTAATGTAGTGTGCGATGAGTATGGAGGAATGTCTATTGCAGAATTAGTAATCGGAAAACCTTTCCGGCATCAACTGTTAGTTACTAATCGGAAAAACACGGTCTAGTGCAGGAATGTCTAGGGCTGTTTCAAGGTGTAATCCGTTATTTGGATCCATTATTTGGACGTGCTAAATCCATTAAGGCTCCTCCTCTTGGGGGTGTTTGCAAGGATCCTTCGAATGGGGCTAGGCAATCATACGAAAGCAGGTTTTCATATGAAGGGACTTTTCCGTAGACCCTGGGGACGTGCCATTGGTCTTTTGCTAGGACATTAACAAACATTACGCACAACTGAACTGATCTCTACCCACGTGAATAGCAACGGTGCGCaggtaaaataaaagtgttcTAAGAATTCTTGCGGTTGACAAAAATCTCATCGCATACACAACAGTATTGATAAACACAAAGAAACGTTgaaattgttgcaaaaaaactcaatttttCTACATGCATATTTGGTTTAAAATCTACTGCTCAACCAAGTAATTCAAACCTAACCTCATAACTCCCTATAATTTTTGTCCAAGGAGTGTAGGGACAGTAGACGGGGGAGAAAGGATGATAAGGATAGTTTGAATTCAATGAGGGTAGGATGTGTAGTTGAACATACGCACATAGGAAACGATCTTTGCCTCCTATTGCAGTGTGACGTTTGAGAACGAATAATTGAGCACTAATACGAAGGGTACTATATGGTACATACAAGGGGATCGACGAGAGCAACAAATGTGCATCGACACAGTGGAGAAGGAGTGAGGCGTAGAAGGAAGATTGGGTAATGGTTCGGCTGGCTTTGACGGGCAACAACCTaaaccaggggtctccaaacttttcagttcgcgggccgcattgcttcacaatcaatcttgttgagggccattttgacgctacctttagaaTGAGTGGaagtttaaatctcgtt
Coding sequences within:
- the LOC120900135 gene encoding GPI mannosyltransferase 4 produces the protein MQFQSIKPKDPSLVSYFILSFLRIVLVFVPQLGYIHPDEFFQSVEVVAGDEYGLEVTRTWEFNTTFPIRSMAITYFGLKVPFSLLRFASMYSNYYLGINLRGSYVTLVFPRLLMVALSFVNDWSLYRICRSYGLQYQFRLLTLASSYVMLVYATHTFSNSIEMALCSLLLYTVSDCMIHSNTVIYQREFLEEKYRKAQRTVEKVRFYKLKMSLPSHSLNRCVLMATLCVAGVFNRPTFLLFGMPLVFHWLLRGMGTKTVSFADFNLRIMIFVLSAIPSLVLFIVIDSIYYGYLTMAEIERQEIGINNFVVTPVNFIRFNIIAENTAQHGVHPLYTHVLVNVPLLYNVLGVLAIFSLLFMIYRFATNDYTSLPRAQSFVGLMLSAIFFPIISLSLINHQEARFLIPITVPLVLLHAPKLQVGLSSSYPFKVPSRFKDFLYHNLLCPAVSPKYLLKIWYTANVILTLFYGFLHQGGVYQLAEYFSRQVDVRSSNVHIHLVTSHIYSVPQCFVGLPSTETLLVNPDNGQKYRRTKQFFLYEYGSLELEQLYRKLKLLVDVCEMRSISANQRYRLYLAIPSSLSERLNDIFQNRSTAALIKHSQVRVFYPHLSIEAMPQVFGQHPCGINTDVDELDDTCPIYALEDEQNPFSVGRLLKQFSSVAHQFGLILYRIEVRRIK